GCAAACCTTAAAGGACCAGGGAAGGTTATACAATAAGCAAATCATCTCTTTATTATGAGCCATGGGTTAGGAGTCGTAGTAGCACCACTGATTCAGTTTCTTGTGCTTCATGGCAACTCCCCTGGAATTTTATTGCTGTGTCCTTTAGAAGTGTTACCACATGTGGTGGATTCAAGGGGTTGAGCAGCTTTGCAACACAGTATCACTGGATACTGTGTGTGTGGAAATTTTGTTTTAACCTAAAGAGTTAGTCTCTGGGAGATGTCTCAGAGTGAGCTTATAATGTattgcagcatccctggcctctacctactagaCGCCAGTAGCAACAACACTCACCCCTGCCCccgagttgtgacaaccaaaattgtctccaggcattgccaaatgtcccctttgGTGCCAAACTGCCCTCCCTGGGAAATGCTGGTATAGGGACTCATAATCAACCCCACCTCTTTgcttagaacatttttttttttccatcccagGAAAGTGGCTGAGCCTTTCCcaaagtctttaattttttcacccCATGATTCAGTTCAAGTCCAGATAACTATTTTGCCTCAAGAAAGGGAAAGTGAAGAGACTGTTGTTTCCAGGTATCACTCATGACATACACCAGGCTGAAAAGTCaagaaaagaatttattgatataCTAAGAGTTAacaaaaagttaaagacaaaaatCCTCTGACACCTTTGCTAATGACTCTCCCCTGCAAAATAAATTAACATCAGTCTAAAAAGATCTGCAACCTATTGCTAGTGTTAGTTCTCCAAAAATACTAGAAAATCCACAGAATCTTTAGATGCACTTGAGCAAAAATCTGGTCCTCTAGCActacctctcccctcctcccacccctttcccccaaaCCATTGTGGGTTTCCTGGGGGAAGCATTTCCTTTAACTGGTTGGTCCTGATTGAATAtgggggctgggctgctgtgctGTTTCAACAAAGATCTTAAGTTTCCCAGGGCAATAACATATTcacttttgttctctctcttttaaaaaaagcaaacaaacagccACACTTTAAAGTAATTAGAAGTGGCATACATGaataatttggcttttttttaaaaaaaattaaaaaacacaaatcaaGCCAGTGATTGGCAATGGTCCAAAGCTCTGGTCCTCCCCGCTAGTTTTCCCCTAATAAAACCTCTAGGCCCAGAGCTCTCTTAGTCAGGTCAGAATCTTGAGTGTAACCAAAAACAAGAAACACTCTTTTTggtaccaaaaatatatataaaaatatgccaAATCCTCTAAAGAAGAAGATAGACTGGCCACTTCTTCCTATCCattacaaaagcaaacaaaaacaggaTTAAAACACCCACTCGATATACACTGTGATGCAGTTCACATAAGAAACCCTGCAGGATAAACAAGTCAGATGTGTGGCCAATGcctagccacacacacacacacacacacacacacacacacacacacacacagcagcaaaAAAAGTACTACTTTTATTTATTGGTAAACATGACGACCAACTCTGAGCATCTGTCCAACTCTTCAGCGAAGGCTGTCACGCCTGcacgtgtgtacacacacaaacacacacaaacatgaaCCTCTTGGAGTCGCAAACACCAAGAAAGACACacaacacagcaagaaggcaaagTGGCTGGGAGTAAGGTGTTTGCAGATTCAAACTTTGGGATTGAAGTAGCTGGTAAACAGAAAGGCACCTAATCAGAGTTTGGAGACCTGGCTGCTGGGGCTGTCAGATCAGCCCAGAGCAGGGTCACCCTGAGGGCTTGCAGGGGAGAGCTGCTACTGGCCTGGCTCTGCAGGCTCTAAGGCAGCAAAACTTGGAGGTTACGAGCTCCTTTGAGGGGGAGGCAGCCCATGAGAGCCCCTTTAGTCTCACCCAGGGACATCTGGGGACAGGAGGGGAGGTTGGTGCCAGGGGCCCAGGGTGCTGGCACCCCTTCCTTCCAGACTGTGCAGTGTGCTGGCATCTCGCCATCTCCTGCTGGGGCAGTGGAGGGGGCATTCTCCCCCTTTACTGCCCACTTTCCAGTTTCAGCCTGGCTGTCCAGGGCCCCCAGTCCTCAGGTTTGCCAGGGTGGGCACCATTCCTGCTGCAGCCAGCATGTCTATCACATACAAGAGTCGGAAGCTGCATTTCGATGCCCCTCAGTGAGGTCTTGGATGTGGATCTGTCCCCAAAGGCACACTGTTGAAATCGATTTGGCTTCACAAAAGCCACCTCTTCCTATTTGGCGTGGAGGGTGAGGGACTGAGGGGACTGGAGTTCTGGCAGGCCCACCCTCAGAAACCAGAGCCCACCGTGTCCACTGCACTCAGGGCTATGGGGACAACAGAAGATCCCACACCTGCTGGCTGATGTTAACTGATAATTGAAGCAGAAATAAAGTTCCCTGCATTCCCACTTTTCTTTTTGGCATCAAAGACCAGTGACCCCACTCACTGATGTACCTCTCTATCCCAAATCAGTAATGGCAATTCTGTTGTTGGTTGGAATTGCCAAGACAGCTGCCGGACTCAGCCATCTGGGGGGAGGCAGTCAGGCTGGAAGCTCTGGCCTTTCCGAAGGCCAGGTGGGTCACTCAGATTTTGTCCCATTTCCCAAATGGTACAGGGATACAGCTTCTCAGCTGGGTAAGAGAACATGGAACCCCCAGAAGTGGGGAGGGATTGTCAGGGGAAGGTAGGTGGGAACTGTGGGAAGCACCTGCACGGCAGCTGGAAGCCAGCGGGTGTCGGCAGGGGAGACCTACTTCCAGCAACTGCCCACCTCCCAGTGGATCTGGGGCAGTTTGTGGGGCCATGACTAGGACGAAGGCAGTCCTTGAACGGGCTGGCAGAAAGGGCAGCAGCAGGACACCCTTCTCCTGCCCCCCGAACTCGGAGGTTTAGGTGGAGGAGCTCTGGGAtcagccccctccctgcccatGCTGGACTCCTGAGTCAACATTTGGGGGCTGCTGTTGTTAATCTGAATCAGGGTTAGATGGCACCAACACCAACCTCTTCAGGGTTCCTGATCCCAACTGCCACACCTGTCCTCTTCCATTAAGGCCACAGCCCTCATCTGTCCcgggtgggggcagggacagggagGTGGACAGTCCCCTCACCCTTGCCAGCTCAGGCATTGCTGAGGGGGGAGTTCCGACCAGAAAGGCCCCTTTCCTGCTCCCCCCCGCCTTCCACACACTGAGCAGAGTCCTCCCTGGAGCAGCTCCCCAGGCctttcctccccccagccctaaGTACACCTTCTCTTTCAGCCGCTGGGCAGGAACAGCCAAGCTGGGCCAGGAGAAGCCCCCTCCTCTAACACCTGTGCTCTGGGAAATTGGGAGGCAAGGTGACCACCGCTGCCATCAAAGGCCACGGAGGCAGTTCAAACAGCGAACATGGTTGGGCTCAAGAAACACAGGATGCTCTTGAGAAATATTTCGCTGAGCCACAGGCGGCCACCTAGACTTCCTGAGGCAAATGGAGAGCAAAGCGAAGGCCCAGAGGTAGGAACAAGGGCGAGGCTGGGTGGCAAGGCATCACGGGACCTCCCCTGCCAAAGTtgcaggcagggctgggtccaGGGGAGTTCCCATCCAAGCCTGCCCTTGAAGGAGGCCACCGGCCCCTGGAGAGGATTTGGGATGCGGGCCATGTATCAAAGCAAAGCCAGAGGCCGGAGACGGGCAGGTGAGACCCGGGCAGCCAGGGGGTCAGTAATGCCTCAGGTTGAAGAAGCCCACGCTGGTGGGAGACTCCTTCACCGTGACTGTGATGAGGTTGGCGGTGACATCGGTGACGAAGACGTGCTCAATGAGGCTGCGGGTGGGCTTCCAGTCCTGGCTGGTTTGGACGGACACTGACAGGTTCTGTCCGGCACTGGGCAGGGAGGCCGAGTCAGGGTCCGAGTCGGAGCTGCTGTTCTCTTCGCCGGTGCTCATCTCAGACAGTGTAGCCGTCTTCCGCGCCTCTCCCGGAGTCGGGTGGCCCTCCTGCCCTGGGGTTATGCTGCCCTTGACAAAGTCCCTCTTGCCGGCAGGGGTGGGCAGTGCTGCTGCCCTGGAGGCCAGCTTCTCACTCTTGCTGGCGTCGGTGGGCAGGCCAGCCCCACTCACCGCAGTGAGGCCACCCCCGGCACCCTTCCCAGTGGCTGGGTGGGTGGCAGGGTTACCCTTGGTGGTTGTGGCATGGCGGGCGACCATGCCCAGCCCTGGTGTGCCGTTCTTGACACTCTGTAAGTCCAAGACCTGGAGGCTCAGCTCCTGGGTGGGTGCAGGCTGGGGGCCCAGGCACCCGGCAGGGACCTTGTTGCCACTGAGGACGTGTGGAGGCCCTCCTGTGCCCCCCACTTTCTGCTCCAGAGCACCACTGGGGGCCTTTGGGACTTTGCTTCCCGGGGGGCTTATCCCCAGCTCCCCCTTCTGCGTCCTCACTTTCAGGTCCAGCCCTAGGCTGCACTTGCTGGCAGTTGGGGCCCTGAGAGCCAGTCTGCCGGCAGCCTGGGCCTGGCTCTGGCTCATCCGGTTCATGTAGTGCACGATGGAGCTCTGCCAGCTGATACCACCCCGGCTGGGGCTGCCGGCCATGCCCTTCATCAGGCTGGCCAAGTTCTCCGGGGTGGCCATGGTGCTGGGGCCACTGCAAGCCTCCTTGGCATGGGCCTTCAGGGCTGCCAGGCCGGCCACGGGGGCACTGAGTGGGGGGGGCAGCTTGCCGGCCGGTGCCCCTAGGTCCTTCCGGGCCGTCTTCAGCACCTTGGCCAGGCTCACGGGCCTCCGGGCCGCCTTCTGCTCTGGGGGCAGGGGCTTGCGGCCCCGCTTCTTCCGGATGGGATCCTTCAGTTCGGGCTTGGCTACCAGGATCTGGGCCTTCTTCTGAGGCACTGGGTGAGTCTCACGGCCCCGGGGGCCCCTCTTGGCATCTAAGTCGCTGTCATCCTCTTCAtctgaggaagaagaggaggacgtggaggaagaggaggaactgCTGGATTTGGATTTGGAGGGGGCGTCGGGTTCCTGCAACGACAAAGGGGAAGGTGTCACTTCTACAGCCTGGTCTCCAGGGGCATCAGACACCTTGGAGCCAGCCCCTCCTGTGGCTTCCAGACCAGAGAGGTAGCCAGGAGGGAGCGATCTCACTGTTTGGTTCCAGAAAGGATTGAAGAGGTCCTTACGAGGTTCCAAGAAATGCAGTTAAAAGTGAAAGAGAACGAAGAAAAATAGGTGGTTCACAAAGTGAAGCCAGAACGATGGAGGGAAACGCTCACATGCTGACAATGGACGCCGAGCTCTCCAGGGACGCACGGGGAGCTCCTGGCCCTCAGCAGACACCTGGAAAAGGGAAATTCAGAGCAGCATGATTCACATGTCTCAGAAGGGAAGGGTGGAGTGAAGCAGTGTGTGTGAGAGCTTGGTAACCTAAAGCAACTGGACGTCTTGCTTCCATCTCCCCATTTCCAAAGCTGACCCCTTCAGAACCTTCCAGCACATAGGAAAACAAACCACTGCCCTCCTCATCCTCTGGGTGTCATCCCAAACACTAATTAAGCACACCCTACTATTTCTCAGGTCCCCGTGTAAGAAGTGTGCTTTAGGTAGACAGAGCCAACACCTGCTCCCGGCCGCAAAGCTCGCCTGCCCCGAACTGGGGATGATGGAATCAAACCCAGGGAGTCTGGAGCCTCCTTGCCTGGCTGGCCCCCCGCCTTGCTGAGGTGTCTCAACGTACATGTCCCACATTCTCCTGCAGTAAAGCTGACTCCTCCAGCCCCACTATCCTGCTCAAAAAGAACATTTTGAAGACAAAACCAGGCCAGCGTACCCTAGCCAATAAGACTCACGGCAGGGTTCTCAGCCTCCTGGAAGGGCAGTTTTGTAAGAAGTGACTGAGCTCCTGGCCAGTGTGTGGGTTCAGGCCCTGGGTGCAGTGCCTTCAAGAGAGAAATCAAAGACACATCTAAGACGGGACCCCTTCCCCATCCTGCCTCTGAGCTACTGGAAGGAGGGGCTGTGCCATGGAGCCCAGGTGTGTGCGCCCCTCTTAGCTGCAC
Above is a genomic segment from Mesoplodon densirostris isolate mMesDen1 chromosome 18, mMesDen1 primary haplotype, whole genome shotgun sequence containing:
- the CBX2 gene encoding chromobox protein homolog 2 — protein: MEELSSVGEQVFAAECILSKRLRKGKLEYLVKWRGWSSKHNSWEPEENILDPRLLLAFQKKEHEKEVQNRKRGKRPRGRPRKHTVMSPCSRHSKLKEPDAPSKSKSSSSSSSSTSSSSSSDEEDDSDLDAKRGPRGRETHPVPQKKAQILVAKPELKDPIRKKRGRKPLPPEQKAARRPVSLAKVLKTARKDLGAPAGKLPPPLSAPVAGLAALKAHAKEACSGPSTMATPENLASLMKGMAGSPSRGGISWQSSIVHYMNRMSQSQAQAAGRLALRAPTASKCSLGLDLKVRTQKGELGISPPGSKVPKAPSGALEQKVGGTGGPPHVLSGNKVPAGCLGPQPAPTQELSLQVLDLQSVKNGTPGLGMVARHATTTKGNPATHPATGKGAGGGLTAVSGAGLPTDASKSEKLASRAAALPTPAGKRDFVKGSITPGQEGHPTPGEARKTATLSEMSTGEENSSSDSDPDSASLPSAGQNLSVSVQTSQDWKPTRSLIEHVFVTDVTANLITVTVKESPTSVGFFNLRHY